One part of the Vespula pensylvanica isolate Volc-1 chromosome 18, ASM1446617v1, whole genome shotgun sequence genome encodes these proteins:
- the LOC122635380 gene encoding sodium/potassium-transporting ATPase subunit alpha isoform X2 has translation MASKGKLATEHGRSDSYRVATLPNIRDDNKTADGMYKSRRKKPMRKGENLDDLKQELDIDFHKITPEELYQRFQTHPENGLSHAKAKENLERDGPNALTPPKQTPEWLKFCKNLFGGFALLLWIGAILCFIAYSIQASTSEDPNDDNLYLGIVLAAVVIVTGIFSYYQESKSSKIMESFKNMVPQFATVIREGEKLTLRAEDLVLGDVVEVKFGDRIPADIRIIESRGFKVDNSSLTGESEPQSRSPEFTHENPLETKNLAFFSTNAVEGTAKGVVICCGDQTVMGRIAGLASGLDTGETPIAKEIHHFIHLITGVAVFLGLTFFLIAFILGYHWLDAVIFLIGIIVANVPEGLLATVTVCLTLTAKRMASKNCLVKNLEAVETLGSTSTICSDKTGTLTQNRMTVAHMWFDNQIIEADTTENQSGLQYDRTSPGFKALSKIATLCNRAEFKPGQENVPILQREVNGDASEAALLKCMELAHGDVMGMRKKNKKVCEIPFNSTNKYQVSIHESDDPNDPRHLLVMKGAPERILDRCSTIFIGGKEKVLDEEMKEAFNNAYLELGGLGERVLGFCDFILPSDKFPIGFKFNSDDPNFAVDGLRFVGLMSMIDPPRAAVPDAVAKCRSAGIKVIMVTGDHPITAKAIAKSVGIISEGNETVEDIAQRLNIPVSEVNPREAKAAVIHGTALRELNSDQLDEILRYHTEIVFARTSPQQKLIIVEGCQRMGAIVAVTGDGVNDSPALKKADIGVAMGIAGSDVSKQAADMILLDDNFASIVTGVEEGRLIFDNLKKSIAYTLTSNIPEISPFLAFILCDIPLPLGTVTILCIDLGTDMVPAISLAYEAPESDIMKRQPRDPYRDNLVNRRLISMAYGQIGMIQAAAGFFVYFVIMAENGFLPLHLFGIRKQWDSKAINDLRDSYGQEWTYRDRKTLEFTCHTAFFVSIVIVQWADLIVCKTRRNSIIHQGMRNWALNFGLIFETALAAFLSYTPGMDKGLRMFPLKFVWWLPALPFMFAIFIYDETRRFYLRRNPGGWLEQETYY, from the exons CATGGCCGCTCAGATTCATACAGGGTCGCCACATTACCCAACATTCGCGACGACAACAAAACAGCCGATGGAATGTACAAG TCGCGGCGAAAGAAGCCAATGCGGAAGGGAGAAAATTTGGACGATTTGAAGCAAGAGTTGGACATTGACTTCCACAAAATCACACCCGAAGAACTTTATCAAAGATTTCAGACGCATCCTGAAAAC GGCCTCAGTCACGCGAAAGCAAAGGAGAACCTTGAAAGGGACGGACCGAACGCGTTAACGCCACCTAAGCAAACACCAGAATGGTTAAAATTCTGCAAGAATCTATTCGGTGGTTTCGCCCTATTGCTATGGATCGGTGCGATCCTTTGTTTCATCGCATACTCGATCCAGGCCTCGACGAGCGAGGATCCGAACGACGACAATCTTTACCTCGGCATCGTTTTAGCGGCAGTCGTCATAGTTACCGGTATATTCTCGTATTATCAGGAAAGCAAGTCGAGCAAGATAATGGAATCGTTCAAGAACATGGTACCGCAATTCGCGACGGTGATAAGAGAAGGCGAGAAGCTTACACTTAGAGCGGAGGATTTGGTATTGGGCGATGTCGTAGAAGTGAAATTTGGAGATCGTATACCAGCGGATATTAGGATTATCGAGTCACGAGGATTTAAAGTGGACAACAGCTCGCTAACTGGCGAATCCGAGCCACAATCAAGGTCACCGGAGTTCACCCACGAGAATCCATTGGAAACGAAAAATTTAGCATTCTTCTCGACTAATGCGGTAGAGGGTACGGCCAAGGGTGTGGTTATCTGTTGCGGTGATCAAACGGTCATGGGTAGAATCGCTGGATTAGCATCCGGTCTTGATACAGGTGAAACGCCAATCGCTAAAGAAATCCATCATTTCATTCATCTTATCACCGGTGTGGCCGTGTTCCTTGGATTAACGTTCTTCTTAATCGCCTTCATTCTTGGATATCATTGGTTGGACGCCGTTATCTTCCTTATTGGTATAATCGTCGCTAACGTGCCGGAAGGATTACTCGCAACCGTAACCGTATGTCTTACGCTAACCGCAAAGAGGATGGCCTCGAAGAATTGTCTAGTTAAGAATCTCGAAGCCGTAGAAACTCTTGGTTCTACGTCCACCATCTGTTCCGACAAAACCGGTACCCTGACACAAAACAGAATGACCGTTGCTCACATGTGGTTCGATAATCAGATCATCGAGGCTGACACCACGGAAAATCAATCTGGCTTGCAATACGATCGTACGAGTCCTGGTTTCAAGGCATTGTCGAAAATCGCTACCCTCTGCAATCGTGCCGAATTTAAACCTGGTCAAGAGAACGTACCGATCCTACAAAGAGAGGTCAATGGCGACGCTTCCGAGGCTGCTCTACTCAAATGTATGGAACTGGCTCACGGTGATGTCATGGgtatgaggaagaagaacaaaaaggtCTGCGAAATTCCGTTCAACTCTACCAACAAGTATCAAGTATCTATCCACGAATCCGACGATCCTAACGATCCCAGACATCTATTGGTCATGAAGGGTGCCCCAGAAAGGATCTTAGACAGGTGCTCGACCATTTTCATCGGCGGAAAGGAAAAGGTATTGGACGAGGAAATGAAGGAAGCATTTAACAACGCATATCTCGAACTCGGTGGGCTCGGTGAACGTGTACTTGGTTTCTGCGATTTCATACTCCCGTCCGACAAGTTCCCGATCGGCTTCAAATTCAATTCCGACGACCCGAACTTCGCGGTCGATGGACTCCGCTTCGTGGGCCTGATGTCTATGATCGACCCGCCCAGGGCTGCGGTACCCGATGCGGTCGCTAAATGCCGATCCGCTGGTATCAAGGTCATTATGGTCACCGGTGACCATCCGATCACTGCCAAAGCCATTGCCAAATCCGTCGGCATCATATCCGAAG GTAACGAAACCGTCGAGGACATTGCTCAGCGGCTGAACATTCCCGTATCCGAGGTAAATCCTCGCGAAGCCAAGGCCGCAGTTATCCATGGAACCGCACTCAGGGAACTGAATTCCGACCAACTGGACGAGATCCTCAGGTACCACACCGAAATTGTGTTCGCCCGTACCTCGCCACAACAGAAACTCATTATCGTCGAGGGTTGTCAACGAATGGGCGCCATTGTAGCCGTAACTG GCGATGGCGTAAACGATTCACCAGCTTTGAAGAAAGCCGATATCGGTGTAGCTATGGGTATAGCTGGTTCAGACGTCTCCAAGCAAGCAGCCGACATGATTCTACTCGATGACAACTTTGCCTCCATTGTGACGGGCGTGGAGGAGGGTCGCTTGATCTTCGACAActtaaaaaaatctatcgcATATACTCTGACCTCGAACATACCAGAGATCTCCCCTTTCCTGGCGTTCATTCTCTGCGACATACCGTTGCCACTTGGTACCGTCACTATTCTCTGCATCGATCTGGGAACCGACATG GTGCCGGCCATCTCGCTAGCCTACGAGGCACCGGAGTCGGACATTATGAAACGGCAGCCGCGTGATCCTTACAGAGACAATCTTGTCAACCGAAG GCTTATCTCGATGGCGTACGGACAGATCGGCATGATCCAAGCTGCTGCTGGTTTCTTCGTTTACTTCGTCATCATGGCTGAAAATGGTTTCCTACCGCTTCATCTCTTTGGTATCAGAAAGCAATGGGACTCAAAGGCGATCAATGATCTCAGAGATAGTTATGGCCAGGAATGg ACTTATAGGGACAGAAAGACGTTGGAATTCACCTGTCATACGGCATTCTTCGTGTCGATCGTAATTGTACAATGGGCTGATCTGATAGTCTGTAAGACGCGCCGTAATTCGATCATCCATCAGGGAATGAGAAACTGGGCGCTTAACTTTGGTCTCATCTTTGAGACTGCACTAGCTGCGTTCCTAAGCTACACACCTGGTATGGACAAGGGTCTTCGCATGTTCCCGCTTAA attcGTCTGGTGGCTACCAGCCCTGCCGTTCATGTTCGCCATTTTCATCTacgacgagacgagacgattTTATCTCCGCCGAAATCCTGGTGGCTGGCTAGAACAAGAAACTTACTATTAG
- the LOC122635380 gene encoding sodium/potassium-transporting ATPase subunit alpha isoform X4 encodes MGDKHGRSDSYRVATLPNIRDDNKTADGMYKSRRKKPMRKGENLDDLKQELDIDFHKITPEELYQRFQTHPENGLSHAKAKENLERDGPNALTPPKQTPEWLKFCKNLFGGFALLLWIGAILCFIAYSIQASTSEDPNDDNLYLGIVLAAVVIVTGIFSYYQESKSSKIMESFKNMVPQFATVIREGEKLTLRAEDLVLGDVVEVKFGDRIPADIRIIESRGFKVDNSSLTGESEPQSRSPEFTHENPLETKNLAFFSTNAVEGTAKGVVICCGDQTVMGRIAGLASGLDTGETPIAKEIHHFIHLITGVAVFLGLTFFLIAFILGYHWLDAVIFLIGIIVANVPEGLLATVTVCLTLTAKRMASKNCLVKNLEAVETLGSTSTICSDKTGTLTQNRMTVAHMWFDNQIIEADTTENQSGLQYDRTSPGFKALSKIATLCNRAEFKPGQENVPILQREVNGDASEAALLKCMELAHGDVMGMRKKNKKVCEIPFNSTNKYQVSIHESDDPNDPRHLLVMKGAPERILDRCSTIFIGGKEKVLDEEMKEAFNNAYLELGGLGERVLGFCDFILPSDKFPIGFKFNSDDPNFAVDGLRFVGLMSMIDPPRAAVPDAVAKCRSAGIKVIMVTGDHPITAKAIAKSVGIISEGNETVEDIAQRLNIPVSEVNPREAKAAVIHGTALRELNSDQLDEILRYHTEIVFARTSPQQKLIIVEGCQRMGAIVAVTGDGVNDSPALKKADIGVAMGIAGSDVSKQAADMILLDDNFASIVTGVEEGRLIFDNLKKSIAYTLTSNIPEISPFLAFILCDIPLPLGTVTILCIDLGTDMVPAISLAYEEAESDIMKRQPRNPFTDKLVNERLISMAYGQIGMIQAAAGFFVYFVIMAENGFLPLHLFGIRKQWDSKAINDLRDSYGQEWTYRDRKTLEFTCHTAFFVSIVIVQWADLIVCKTRRNSIIHQGMRNWALNFGLIFETALAAFLSYTPGMDKGLRMFPLKFVWWLPALPFMFAIFIYDETRRFYLRRNPGGWLEQETYY; translated from the exons CATGGCCGCTCAGATTCATACAGGGTCGCCACATTACCCAACATTCGCGACGACAACAAAACAGCCGATGGAATGTACAAG TCGCGGCGAAAGAAGCCAATGCGGAAGGGAGAAAATTTGGACGATTTGAAGCAAGAGTTGGACATTGACTTCCACAAAATCACACCCGAAGAACTTTATCAAAGATTTCAGACGCATCCTGAAAAC GGCCTCAGTCACGCGAAAGCAAAGGAGAACCTTGAAAGGGACGGACCGAACGCGTTAACGCCACCTAAGCAAACACCAGAATGGTTAAAATTCTGCAAGAATCTATTCGGTGGTTTCGCCCTATTGCTATGGATCGGTGCGATCCTTTGTTTCATCGCATACTCGATCCAGGCCTCGACGAGCGAGGATCCGAACGACGACAATCTTTACCTCGGCATCGTTTTAGCGGCAGTCGTCATAGTTACCGGTATATTCTCGTATTATCAGGAAAGCAAGTCGAGCAAGATAATGGAATCGTTCAAGAACATGGTACCGCAATTCGCGACGGTGATAAGAGAAGGCGAGAAGCTTACACTTAGAGCGGAGGATTTGGTATTGGGCGATGTCGTAGAAGTGAAATTTGGAGATCGTATACCAGCGGATATTAGGATTATCGAGTCACGAGGATTTAAAGTGGACAACAGCTCGCTAACTGGCGAATCCGAGCCACAATCAAGGTCACCGGAGTTCACCCACGAGAATCCATTGGAAACGAAAAATTTAGCATTCTTCTCGACTAATGCGGTAGAGGGTACGGCCAAGGGTGTGGTTATCTGTTGCGGTGATCAAACGGTCATGGGTAGAATCGCTGGATTAGCATCCGGTCTTGATACAGGTGAAACGCCAATCGCTAAAGAAATCCATCATTTCATTCATCTTATCACCGGTGTGGCCGTGTTCCTTGGATTAACGTTCTTCTTAATCGCCTTCATTCTTGGATATCATTGGTTGGACGCCGTTATCTTCCTTATTGGTATAATCGTCGCTAACGTGCCGGAAGGATTACTCGCAACCGTAACCGTATGTCTTACGCTAACCGCAAAGAGGATGGCCTCGAAGAATTGTCTAGTTAAGAATCTCGAAGCCGTAGAAACTCTTGGTTCTACGTCCACCATCTGTTCCGACAAAACCGGTACCCTGACACAAAACAGAATGACCGTTGCTCACATGTGGTTCGATAATCAGATCATCGAGGCTGACACCACGGAAAATCAATCTGGCTTGCAATACGATCGTACGAGTCCTGGTTTCAAGGCATTGTCGAAAATCGCTACCCTCTGCAATCGTGCCGAATTTAAACCTGGTCAAGAGAACGTACCGATCCTACAAAGAGAGGTCAATGGCGACGCTTCCGAGGCTGCTCTACTCAAATGTATGGAACTGGCTCACGGTGATGTCATGGgtatgaggaagaagaacaaaaaggtCTGCGAAATTCCGTTCAACTCTACCAACAAGTATCAAGTATCTATCCACGAATCCGACGATCCTAACGATCCCAGACATCTATTGGTCATGAAGGGTGCCCCAGAAAGGATCTTAGACAGGTGCTCGACCATTTTCATCGGCGGAAAGGAAAAGGTATTGGACGAGGAAATGAAGGAAGCATTTAACAACGCATATCTCGAACTCGGTGGGCTCGGTGAACGTGTACTTGGTTTCTGCGATTTCATACTCCCGTCCGACAAGTTCCCGATCGGCTTCAAATTCAATTCCGACGACCCGAACTTCGCGGTCGATGGACTCCGCTTCGTGGGCCTGATGTCTATGATCGACCCGCCCAGGGCTGCGGTACCCGATGCGGTCGCTAAATGCCGATCCGCTGGTATCAAGGTCATTATGGTCACCGGTGACCATCCGATCACTGCCAAAGCCATTGCCAAATCCGTCGGCATCATATCCGAAG GTAACGAAACCGTCGAGGACATTGCTCAGCGGCTGAACATTCCCGTATCCGAGGTAAATCCTCGCGAAGCCAAGGCCGCAGTTATCCATGGAACCGCACTCAGGGAACTGAATTCCGACCAACTGGACGAGATCCTCAGGTACCACACCGAAATTGTGTTCGCCCGTACCTCGCCACAACAGAAACTCATTATCGTCGAGGGTTGTCAACGAATGGGCGCCATTGTAGCCGTAACTG GCGATGGCGTAAACGATTCACCAGCTTTGAAGAAAGCCGATATCGGTGTAGCTATGGGTATAGCTGGTTCAGACGTCTCCAAGCAAGCAGCCGACATGATTCTACTCGATGACAACTTTGCCTCCATTGTGACGGGCGTGGAGGAGGGTCGCTTGATCTTCGACAActtaaaaaaatctatcgcATATACTCTGACCTCGAACATACCAGAGATCTCCCCTTTCCTGGCGTTCATTCTCTGCGACATACCGTTGCCACTTGGTACCGTCACTATTCTCTGCATCGATCTGGGAACCGACATG GTACCCGCCATCTCACTAGCCTACGAGGAGGCAGAGAGCGATATTATGAAGCGACAGCCACGAAACCCCTTCACTGACAAGCTAGTTAACGAAAG GCTTATCTCGATGGCGTACGGACAGATCGGCATGATCCAAGCTGCTGCTGGTTTCTTCGTTTACTTCGTCATCATGGCTGAAAATGGTTTCCTACCGCTTCATCTCTTTGGTATCAGAAAGCAATGGGACTCAAAGGCGATCAATGATCTCAGAGATAGTTATGGCCAGGAATGg ACTTATAGGGACAGAAAGACGTTGGAATTCACCTGTCATACGGCATTCTTCGTGTCGATCGTAATTGTACAATGGGCTGATCTGATAGTCTGTAAGACGCGCCGTAATTCGATCATCCATCAGGGAATGAGAAACTGGGCGCTTAACTTTGGTCTCATCTTTGAGACTGCACTAGCTGCGTTCCTAAGCTACACACCTGGTATGGACAAGGGTCTTCGCATGTTCCCGCTTAA attcGTCTGGTGGCTACCAGCCCTGCCGTTCATGTTCGCCATTTTCATCTacgacgagacgagacgattTTATCTCCGCCGAAATCCTGGTGGCTGGCTAGAACAAGAAACTTACTATTAG
- the LOC122635380 gene encoding sodium/potassium-transporting ATPase subunit alpha isoform X3 has translation MASKGKLATEHGRSDSYRVATLPNIRDDNKTADGMYKSRRKKPMRKGENLDDLKQELDIDFHKITPEELYQRFQTHPENGLSHAKAKENLERDGPNALTPPKQTPEWLKFCKNLFGGFALLLWIGAILCFIAYSIQASTSEDPNDDNLYLGIVLAAVVIVTGIFSYYQESKSSKIMESFKNMVPQFATVIREGEKLTLRAEDLVLGDVVEVKFGDRIPADIRIIESRGFKVDNSSLTGESEPQSRSPEFTHENPLETKNLAFFSTNAVEGTAKGVVICCGDQTVMGRIAGLASGLDTGETPIAKEIHHFIHLITGVAVFLGLTFFLIAFILGYHWLDAVIFLIGIIVANVPEGLLATVTVCLTLTAKRMASKNCLVKNLEAVETLGSTSTICSDKTGTLTQNRMTVAHMWFDNQIIEADTTENQSGLQYDRTSPGFKALSKIATLCNRAEFKPGQENVPILQREVNGDASEAALLKCMELAHGDVMGMRKKNKKVCEIPFNSTNKYQVSIHESDDPNDPRHLLVMKGAPERILDRCSTIFIGGKEKVLDEEMKEAFNNAYLELGGLGERVLGFCDFILPSDKFPIGFKFNSDDPNFAVDGLRFVGLMSMIDPPRAAVPDAVAKCRSAGIKVIMVTGDHPITAKAIAKSVGIISEGNETVEDIAQRLNIPVSEVNPREAKAAVIHGTALRELNSDQLDEILRYHTEIVFARTSPQQKLIIVEGCQRMGAIVAVTGDGVNDSPALKKADIGVAMGIAGSDVSKQAADMILLDDNFASIVTGVEEGRLIFDNLKKSIAYTLTSNIPEISPFLAFILCDIPLPLGTVTILCIDLGTDMVPAISLAYEQVESDIMKRQPRDPHHDNLVNERLISMAYGQIGMIQAAAGFFVYFVIMAENGFLPLHLFGIRKQWDSKAINDLRDSYGQEWTYRDRKTLEFTCHTAFFVSIVIVQWADLIVCKTRRNSIIHQGMRNWALNFGLIFETALAAFLSYTPGMDKGLRMFPLKFVWWLPALPFMFAIFIYDETRRFYLRRNPGGWLEQETYY, from the exons CATGGCCGCTCAGATTCATACAGGGTCGCCACATTACCCAACATTCGCGACGACAACAAAACAGCCGATGGAATGTACAAG TCGCGGCGAAAGAAGCCAATGCGGAAGGGAGAAAATTTGGACGATTTGAAGCAAGAGTTGGACATTGACTTCCACAAAATCACACCCGAAGAACTTTATCAAAGATTTCAGACGCATCCTGAAAAC GGCCTCAGTCACGCGAAAGCAAAGGAGAACCTTGAAAGGGACGGACCGAACGCGTTAACGCCACCTAAGCAAACACCAGAATGGTTAAAATTCTGCAAGAATCTATTCGGTGGTTTCGCCCTATTGCTATGGATCGGTGCGATCCTTTGTTTCATCGCATACTCGATCCAGGCCTCGACGAGCGAGGATCCGAACGACGACAATCTTTACCTCGGCATCGTTTTAGCGGCAGTCGTCATAGTTACCGGTATATTCTCGTATTATCAGGAAAGCAAGTCGAGCAAGATAATGGAATCGTTCAAGAACATGGTACCGCAATTCGCGACGGTGATAAGAGAAGGCGAGAAGCTTACACTTAGAGCGGAGGATTTGGTATTGGGCGATGTCGTAGAAGTGAAATTTGGAGATCGTATACCAGCGGATATTAGGATTATCGAGTCACGAGGATTTAAAGTGGACAACAGCTCGCTAACTGGCGAATCCGAGCCACAATCAAGGTCACCGGAGTTCACCCACGAGAATCCATTGGAAACGAAAAATTTAGCATTCTTCTCGACTAATGCGGTAGAGGGTACGGCCAAGGGTGTGGTTATCTGTTGCGGTGATCAAACGGTCATGGGTAGAATCGCTGGATTAGCATCCGGTCTTGATACAGGTGAAACGCCAATCGCTAAAGAAATCCATCATTTCATTCATCTTATCACCGGTGTGGCCGTGTTCCTTGGATTAACGTTCTTCTTAATCGCCTTCATTCTTGGATATCATTGGTTGGACGCCGTTATCTTCCTTATTGGTATAATCGTCGCTAACGTGCCGGAAGGATTACTCGCAACCGTAACCGTATGTCTTACGCTAACCGCAAAGAGGATGGCCTCGAAGAATTGTCTAGTTAAGAATCTCGAAGCCGTAGAAACTCTTGGTTCTACGTCCACCATCTGTTCCGACAAAACCGGTACCCTGACACAAAACAGAATGACCGTTGCTCACATGTGGTTCGATAATCAGATCATCGAGGCTGACACCACGGAAAATCAATCTGGCTTGCAATACGATCGTACGAGTCCTGGTTTCAAGGCATTGTCGAAAATCGCTACCCTCTGCAATCGTGCCGAATTTAAACCTGGTCAAGAGAACGTACCGATCCTACAAAGAGAGGTCAATGGCGACGCTTCCGAGGCTGCTCTACTCAAATGTATGGAACTGGCTCACGGTGATGTCATGGgtatgaggaagaagaacaaaaaggtCTGCGAAATTCCGTTCAACTCTACCAACAAGTATCAAGTATCTATCCACGAATCCGACGATCCTAACGATCCCAGACATCTATTGGTCATGAAGGGTGCCCCAGAAAGGATCTTAGACAGGTGCTCGACCATTTTCATCGGCGGAAAGGAAAAGGTATTGGACGAGGAAATGAAGGAAGCATTTAACAACGCATATCTCGAACTCGGTGGGCTCGGTGAACGTGTACTTGGTTTCTGCGATTTCATACTCCCGTCCGACAAGTTCCCGATCGGCTTCAAATTCAATTCCGACGACCCGAACTTCGCGGTCGATGGACTCCGCTTCGTGGGCCTGATGTCTATGATCGACCCGCCCAGGGCTGCGGTACCCGATGCGGTCGCTAAATGCCGATCCGCTGGTATCAAGGTCATTATGGTCACCGGTGACCATCCGATCACTGCCAAAGCCATTGCCAAATCCGTCGGCATCATATCCGAAG GTAACGAAACCGTCGAGGACATTGCTCAGCGGCTGAACATTCCCGTATCCGAGGTAAATCCTCGCGAAGCCAAGGCCGCAGTTATCCATGGAACCGCACTCAGGGAACTGAATTCCGACCAACTGGACGAGATCCTCAGGTACCACACCGAAATTGTGTTCGCCCGTACCTCGCCACAACAGAAACTCATTATCGTCGAGGGTTGTCAACGAATGGGCGCCATTGTAGCCGTAACTG GCGATGGCGTAAACGATTCACCAGCTTTGAAGAAAGCCGATATCGGTGTAGCTATGGGTATAGCTGGTTCAGACGTCTCCAAGCAAGCAGCCGACATGATTCTACTCGATGACAACTTTGCCTCCATTGTGACGGGCGTGGAGGAGGGTCGCTTGATCTTCGACAActtaaaaaaatctatcgcATATACTCTGACCTCGAACATACCAGAGATCTCCCCTTTCCTGGCGTTCATTCTCTGCGACATACCGTTGCCACTTGGTACCGTCACTATTCTCTGCATCGATCTGGGAACCGACATG GTACCAGCAATATCTCTGGCTTACGAGCAGGTGGAGTCCGACATAATGAAGCGACAGCCACGTGATCCACACCATGACAACCTCGTTAACGAAAG GCTTATCTCGATGGCGTACGGACAGATCGGCATGATCCAAGCTGCTGCTGGTTTCTTCGTTTACTTCGTCATCATGGCTGAAAATGGTTTCCTACCGCTTCATCTCTTTGGTATCAGAAAGCAATGGGACTCAAAGGCGATCAATGATCTCAGAGATAGTTATGGCCAGGAATGg ACTTATAGGGACAGAAAGACGTTGGAATTCACCTGTCATACGGCATTCTTCGTGTCGATCGTAATTGTACAATGGGCTGATCTGATAGTCTGTAAGACGCGCCGTAATTCGATCATCCATCAGGGAATGAGAAACTGGGCGCTTAACTTTGGTCTCATCTTTGAGACTGCACTAGCTGCGTTCCTAAGCTACACACCTGGTATGGACAAGGGTCTTCGCATGTTCCCGCTTAA attcGTCTGGTGGCTACCAGCCCTGCCGTTCATGTTCGCCATTTTCATCTacgacgagacgagacgattTTATCTCCGCCGAAATCCTGGTGGCTGGCTAGAACAAGAAACTTACTATTAG